CATTCTATATGTACTTCACCCAAAacttaaaggatgaaataaaacatATGACAGGAGTTGCAAATAAAACCATTGAGGCTAGCCACAATATAGCATAATTACAACGTTAAACTCTTGCTCCAAGTCCTGCAACCTCAAGATGAATTCAAAGCAGTAACAATGAGCATCACATCTATTTCAACAGTTCCTACTTCAACAACAACGGAATTCTTTTGACAGGCACAATGACCTCATTTCCAAATACCCCTTATTCAGCTTTTAAGGCTATTCAAACTTCTGTATTTTCCTATTGACAAATAATCTAACAACTTTCTTCATCATCTGGGACCCTCTGTTAAACCACTATCTAACCCATTGCTTCCTTCTATAAAAGACTTCACCAGCATATTAACAGCTTATTCTAGCCTCCACTGGTAGAATTGACCATCAAATAAATACTAGAAAACATCACAAACCCGAAAACTAATTGATATCAAAACCTGCTTGAGACGATAATATAATGGAGATCAGGGCAATTACGACATGAACAAACTCAACAAGCaaacaacacaaaataaataactgGTCATCACATTAAGCTTGAACTGGTCTAAAACatttcttcaaatataaaatcaagCTCAAAAATAAACAGCAATCCCTTCAAAATCACAACAAAACAATTCCTCTGGATATTCAAGtctgacaaaattaaaaactacatAGCACTTAAATTGTTCGAACTTCAAATCATTTATTCCAGCTCAAAACCCTAGTTTGGTACGTCGCCAGTGCCTGCGCTTCGCATTGTACcttcacaacaacaacaacaacaacaacgaaaacacaaaaatcttTATCTCTTGAACGATAAAAAAGGGATAACatgagtaaataaataaaagaagaaaaaaaaagtattgaagGATTTAGTACCTGATGGTGTTATCAGTTCTCATACGGATCCAGTGAGGGATAGGCCTGTTCTGCCTCATCTTCTTCGCCAGCTTCTTCTTGATCCTGAAGGTCTTGTGTGACGGCTACAAAACAAACATGGAATCAAACATCAGTACTTACGTAAGGCCCGTTATCATAAACACAGACACGGAAACATCGAGAAACAGAGAGAGGGGAGAGAAGGAAAGAACCATTTTCCCGAGTTGGGGGCTTGGAGGCAAGAGACTGAAGCAGCCGATATGAAACCCTCGCTGATAGAAACCCTAAATTGCAGTGCTTGGATGTTTTATAGTAGAGAGGAGTTAACGTCGTCGTTTATATGATTTACATATTGGGTCGGGTGGTGTTTGAGTTAGTGTTGGGCTAAGGGGAGGAAAGAGGGGCCCGCGGAAATGTTCTATGGGTattagttatataaaaaaaaaaaagcaattagttaaaacaaatttaaataaaaaaataaacataagctctatgattaaaataaacataagtttttgatttgtttttcatagagTTATTTCGGTTTCATAACCAAGATCactggtttgacaagttaactcaggATAAActagctcttttttttattttttttctataaggttatctcggtctcatgatctGGGTTATGAATTTGATAGATTGACTTAGgttgttcttttatatttttttaattgatttacttttttaatctcatcctttaacattgatcTGATTGGGAATTAaagtttgtaatttattttcatttgctttCTATATGGTTATTTCGATCTTATGATCTAAGTTGTGGATTTAGTAGGTTAACccaactcattttttatatcttttttataattgatttttttttcaatttcatctttcaacattgagtttattaagaattgatttcataatttgttttgatttgctttttatggagttattatAATCTCATAATAAAGGATGtagatttgacatgttaatttgGGTTGAATcaagtcaatccaatatgtttttattttaatattaaaaaactatgtcatcttgaaattttGCTCAGTCAAACTAGATTTTTATCGATCTTCTATGTTATCTTTAGATTCGTCAAGTGAACTGGGTTATATCTGATCAATccctttataatttaatttttttccattagaaaaaaacattaataatgtctaaatatatttttatattaaaaaattaatctgaccTGGAGCACAAAATGGGTTAATGATCTAATATTGTCTCTAAACGCGACCCaaagaattaaattttgtatttcaTTTAGAGATCTTATGCTTAAATTGTTAACtacccttctcttttttttggaatatatactttcaaatttataagTCTTCTAGTACAAAAAATGAACAATATAAGTagtaatactttaaaaattaacaagcaATCTATTATTTATAATTGGTTGGCTAATCTCAATCATGAACTTAATTTACTGTCTCAGCCATGTCGCAAGTCAGATCATTTTCTCtagctataaaaatatataagagtattattaaca
The Populus nigra chromosome 3, ddPopNigr1.1, whole genome shotgun sequence genome window above contains:
- the LOC133688484 gene encoding large ribosomal subunit protein eL39; translation: MPSHKTFRIKKKLAKKMRQNRPIPHWIRMRTDNTIRYNAKRRHWRRTKLGF